From Theropithecus gelada isolate Dixy chromosome 5, Tgel_1.0, whole genome shotgun sequence:
GCCTGATGGCCTGCGCCGCACCCCACGCTGCCCCCGGCCCTCCCCGGCTCCTGCGGGTGGCGCTGCTGCTGTTCGTGCTCCTGGTGGCCACCTGCCGGCGCGCGGCAGGTGGGTCCCGGCGCCCTAGGGTCCCCGGGGCGAGACACAGCTGGGGTGACGCCCCGCGCCAACAGTCCCGCTCAGCCAGCGAGTCTCTTCTTCCGTAGGAGCACCCGTGGTCACTGAACTGCGCTGCCAGTGCTTGCAGACCTTGCAGGGAATTCACCCCAAGAACATCCGAAGTGTGAACGTGAAGTTCCCTGGACCCCACTGCGCCCAAACCGAAGTCATGTAAGTCCGGCGCTGCGCTACCGCTGCCACCGCCCGCGTCCCAGACCCTCCTGCTGCCCCAACCCTGTCCCCAGCCCGACCTCCTGCCTCACGAGATTCCCTTCCCTCTGCAGAGCCGCACTCAAGAATGGGCAGAAAGTGTGTCTCAACCTCACAGCACCCATGGTTCAGAAAATCATCCAAAAGACGCTGAACAGGTGAGTTTGCATGTACACAGGCATCTggccccaaaaaataaaataagggaaaCCCGGGGGTTAGTTGAAGGACTAGAaatgtgattattattttcacaGTTAAAGTTGCCATTAAGGTTATTAATCTGCTCTGGTGCCAGAGGATATTTCAGTACTTCAGTGCCCTCCATTCCCGGGCCTAACCCCTACTGAAATAAGTGAGGATAAATGTGCCTTTCTCTAAGATTATGTGAATTTGGCTAATGATGCTAAAATGCCTCCTACCTATTTCAGGATGTTTGTCTCACTCCCTCATGGGCATCAGACCTGAAAAGTGAACCCCCCTGATTTGGGGGCACAGTGGGACTCTTAACTCTCCCTGGTGAAAAGTAGAGACTTTCCAGTCAGACCCTCATGAGTCGTTCATGTCTGGGCTGTACCTGTCAGTATCCTGAGTCTtaacaaaatctgaaaacaatAATAGCTACTTCAAAACGTTTGCTGTGAACCTTAGGTGAAGTCATGCATGTAGATTTTTAACCTATTTATAACCCTTGTTTCACTTTTTGAAGCAAATAATACAGTTATGACCACAGGTCCACTATTTCTAGTTAAATAGCATCCCAGAGCCTGGGGCTTTATTTGGCTACACAGAACAACTTTCCTACAAGTAATAACCACTTAGTGTGGGCTAGGAGGAACGATCACGTTTGAAAAACCCTAGAAGGTAAGGATCTAAGGTGGGAAAAATGGTCGGTGGGATCAGTTTCCTGAGTACCTACTAACAGCATTTTTTCATCACAGTGGCAACGCTAACGGACctagagagaaggagaaagcatATCCGCTACAATTCCTAAAGGAGTCTATTCTTAGAGGAAtcaaagtgaaagaagaaaaacaattagcTCCTGGGCGCACTTGGACTGTGTTTAATGTGTTTAACTGCTTCTTATGAAGGTACTTCTAATTattgatatatgtatgtatgtatgtatttttcaaagCTTGTCTATTAAGGTTCTTTCTGATATTgaaaaatatgaatgtatttgGTAATTCACTGTACTGTCATTTTGAAAGGTATTTTTGTGTTAAACCAAAGTTCAGTTTTTACTGTCATCTAACTTGACGATGATGGATTTTACATGTTCTCCATTAATTAAATGGTGGGAAAGAGATCACATCATGCCAGACATTGTGATAGCAGCTAAAAATAAATAGTGGGGATCCAAGCCAATAGTCAGATCACTGTTAAGATAAATGCATGTATGTCCCATCTATTTTTGTAACTGTTTAGAAGAATGTCAGTTGTTATTTATCAAAACTGTCAAGATTTCTGATGTTGAAGCTATAAAAACTACAATGTTCTAATTATCCTTTGGATATTTTATGTCTTCCTTGTGAGACATGATGCTTTGTTTTGTATTAATTATGTAATGTTCCTCTATGATTTGGAATAATAGAGTTTATTTATCGATGTATTTTAACAGAagaaaaccatgaaaataaaACCTTTCCGAAAATATCATGCCTAGTTTTGTTTCATACTTTtcaaccttttgtttttcttgagtaCTCAAGATGGTAGGACTTTACAACAGACCATGGCTCAGGTCCACTGGACAGTTGCCACTAGGCAGCATTTCCCTTGTTTCTCTCTTGTTCAAGAAAGCATATTTGATGCTTTTTCAAAGGCAGATCCCCacctttaaaatacatgttttatataaaatatccatctTGTTTCACTACAACCAACCTATTATtcaattttacatctttaaaatttttccaattttaatagatatttttaaaagagctctCATTCAAATCAAGCTGTTAATGGTTTTCtgattatgcattttttttcttaatgaagcTGGGAGCTACCTTACAGTAAAGTGGATTCTTCTTTAGAACTCAAGCAATTTGtgcaatggaaaaaagaaaaagaaaacgtgaGTGCCTGAGTACTTTACATGTGTAAAGGTCTAGTTGAGAAAGGTTTCATTTTCCAACCTTAATGGAGAGATAATAATTACTGAATTGAACGCAGATCCAGTTCTTTACAGGTGTAATAATGGTTTAAACGTTTTCTAAGCCTATAAATTTGAATTCAAATTGCCCCAGAATGGCAGGAGAGTACCTAGACTCCACATTAGGAACAAAGGCTGTCATCTCATGTTAGGGAAAGATCTGAGCCTTCTGGGAAAGAACACCTTCCAAATCCAAAAAGGAGACAAATTGGTGGAGGAGGGGAGagcaaggttttcttttttctttgtgtgtgtgtgtgtgtgtgtgtgtttctgattCAGCACATGTCCCTGGACTCCTGAGCCCTAGTTTATTGCCTGCAGCAGAGGGAAGGGGCCTAGGTTGGTGCCTGGGAGCAAGTGCAGGCTTGTCCTAAGCAGCTGGGTAACTGTAGTCAGGAAACGATTACAGACTCTATTTCCAACCCTGAAAAGTGAGTATAATGGTCTCTATGTAACCCCAATGTTATGTTCTCAGAATACAAAAGATGAGatggaaaaacaatttttaaattgtatagcaataaataaatgtgaaccATTCTGGAAGCTCTGTAAATGCCATTACCAACTTATCCTTGACTCAGTGACGTATGTTTTAGGCTGTGGGAAATAAAACTTCCTTGGATTCCTCAGTGTTCTTGTGAAAAGTCTTTTTCTATTCTTAGACCATGAGAATTAAATCTGTAGTCATTTTTTCTAGTTAGTGGATGGATccaaaagaataatgaaatatctCTAATCTGCCCCAAGAAAACCCAAAGGTTACATCCAGGACTTGGTCCCTAGATTAAGCCCTAAAGTGCTGGGGAGAGTGGAATGCCATCTTCCTAACTGTTTACATATCAAAAGAGATGAAGCCCACAGAACCTAAAGACATCAGTAGGACACACAAAGTGAAGACCAGAGGGCTACTAGGTTCTAGGGGAAAGATATTTACATCCCAAAGGGTTGGAGTTAGGGCTCCAGCTCATTGTATTCCATGAAGACCCTTTCAGGAGGGTAGTGGGACAACTTCTTGCTTCTCCTTTACAAGCAGAAGGAAACATCTATTCCTCTCCTTACCCTATGAAGGATGTGTCCCAGTGTGTGAGACAATAGATGTGACTTTCATTGCATCACCTCAGGGGTAAGGCCCAAGGCAAGCAGGAGGCTTGACACACTTAATGAGAGGTATTTAGTAGGAAATCTGCCTGGGATCCAGAATCCCCTCtgtgtaaattttaaattttaaaatgtggttaaaaACCCAACATAGACTTCATTAATGatgtatggaaagaaaaaagaagatgcaGTCAGTTCATATGTTGATTAAGAACATAGGCTATGAATAATTGATGGATTAGGGAATAGAGTCCAGCTGTAACACCTCTTGTGTGATCTTGAGGTTAAGTTTCTtgattaaactttattttctcattgtattAAAAATGCTATACCTTTTTGTAGTTGCTACTAAATTTATGCATTATAATTATGTATGCAAAGAGCTAAGCAGTGCCTGAGAGATGGTAGTGGCTTTGGAATTTCTGGAACAAAGAGGGAGCAGTTTGATTGAAGATGGACGCAGTGTATTCGTATCTTAATGCTGCTGGAAGAAATGATCACAAATTTAGTAcctaaaaacaatataaatttattgtcTTACTGTTTGGGAgaccaaaagacaaaaatcagtttcactgagcTAAAGTCAAAGTGTCCACAGGCTGGTTTGTTCTGGAGGTCCTAGGGGAGAATGTGTTTCTTTGATCTTTCCAGCTTCGAAGGCTGTCTACATTCCTTGCCTTATGGTTTCCTTTCTGCATCTCCCTGCATCTCCAATGCATAGCTTCTTCATatctttctttctgtccctttGTTCTGTCACATTGCCTTCTGTCTAACTCTAATACCTCCTGCATCTTTTCTATATATAACAACACTGTGATGATATCTGACCCACTCAGGATAATTGGGGATAAAATTCTCATTTCAATATTGTTAATTTCATCAtttctgcaaagtcctttttacAATATAAGGTGATATATTTATTGGTTCTAGGGATTAGAACAATGACATCTTTAGGGGGCCATTATTCAACCTACCACAGGGTTTTGAAAGTCAGTGTTCGAAGCACATTTTATAGGCTAAAAAACATGTACATATTATGGAAAAGAAGTCTGAAATTGTGGGAGGAACCAAAATGATGCCAGCTCTGGCTAGTTTTCAATAAATGCAACTATTGTTAATGTTtctaaattaaagaaaagaagactTAAGTATTTTCTCCAGACTGGAGAGcttcaaaccaaaccaaaaaagatTCATTACATAACTGGAGGGAAGGCATGAATTACCAGAAGACCAAGAGGAAGGTTTGGGCGGAAAACTTTGAGAGGGTCCCTGGATCAATGTTTATCTTTGGTACTCGATCCCACTGTCATTTATATCAATGTATTATTGGAGCAAGCAGTAACAGCAAGAGTGAGTACCGCATTAAATTCTCTGTGAAAATTTGGAGTGCAAGGCAGACCTCCATTTAGGACATCAAGTGGGGGGGGGTGGCAGATAGGGGTATTTGAGGGAATGGTACCAGATCATGAGGGCAGAAAACAGATGTTATCTGCATTTAAAGATCAGTCTTAGAGCAGTGTGATACAGCATGACATGTGACTCTGAGAGGCAAGCAACAATGTCAACAGTACCTGAGACTTTTGGAGCAAATAAattacaagagaaaaagaggaatgaTGGATGACCCCACTCTGTTATTATGATTCCTTATTTGAGAATTATCCTGAAATCTCCTGTTAGAGATTTCCAGAAACTGGTGGGATGTGAGAGATAGAGAGATGGAGCTTCTGCAGTAGCAGGATTGGGCAATGTTTCTTCTGCTGGAATATCAAAGTTATAAAACAGGAGTTCATTTGTACTAGGTTTCCCATAAAGACCGAGACAAAGGCTTACGTggctataccaattctaagtccACAAGCCCACATCTGGGGCCTTATCTTTAGCTGGGTGTATGGTATCCCTGTGGAAATATTTTATCCTCTTCTTTAAGACTGATAGTGACAGATGACTGGGATGTGCCTTTTACTTTCAATAGTCTGATGGGGAAACATAGGATGATCTAGGGAGTGGCAAACAGATCAAGTGGACCTGGTCTCATAGCAGCAAGTCAGAGTACATAGAAATCTGCTCTGTGGGCAAGAAACAAATACAAGTCCACTTAATCTACTTCCCTGACAGAACTATCCAAatacaaaacaagaaagagaatCAAGATTTTGAACATTAGTCCAAGAGTCTTGCAAAAAATGATGACATGAACCACCAGGCATAGTTGTTTTTGTGCATATTCTAGAACCACGGTTTCCTTCTGCTTCTCAGGATTCTTCTCTGACCCTTGACTATAACCACTGCAGTGTGGACCAGAGGGAAGGTATGGACATCATAGCCAAACATGCTTGGAATGAGCATGGAATAAGTGTGGAATAAAATCTCTACCATGTCTTGTGAACTTGCCAAATGACTTACCTCCTCTAAGTttgaatttcctcatctgtaaaataaaaataacccttGTAGGGTTGTTGTAAGATTTCAAGTTAATTCACAAAAAGCATATAGAGTAGTACTGGTACAAAGCAATACTCTGCAAATGGTTGTTATTACTACTATTTATAGTGTctgaaggaaatttttaaaaaaatctcaagacCCCCAAACTCCTTATGCCAAAATGAAAGTTAGGCCTCGAAGCTGAGTCATGCAACACATTCTTCCAAATGAATAACTATTACCAACATAATGCATTAGCCAGATCTCCACAGAAAGGTAAAAGGTCTCAGGTCTAAAACTAAAGTCTGTTTCAAGTCCACAGATTCCACACTGATAATGTAGATTACAAGCTTATGTTCCCAAGTGAAGAACAAAGACAAGAGGAGACTGAtctttcccccacctccccagaAATGTTTGCATAATTGATTCttcctttactattttttttcttcaaatattcccCTTATCTTATgcaaaatgtagatttactgggCACTAACTAAAGTCTCACGATAATGTAACCGTTTGCCATACTGCCTACCTGCCATTCTTCCTACATGCCTTCCCCTGTTTAAGTAAATGTATAAATACTAAACCCCTTAAAAATATCTTTGGATGTTTGTcgcttttgtttttcctgaccACACCTTGTTGCCCCATTCTTGCATTGTTGTAAAGAAatatcagagactgggtaatttataaagaaaatacattaaattggCTCACAACAACGATGATTACACAAGatgcatgatgctggcatctacTTTTGGTGAGGAAGCCTCAGGAGGCTTACAATCatgagcctcaggaagcttacaatcatggtagaaggcaaaggaggaccCAACATACCTCACggtgagagtgggagcaagaaaGGAAGCAAATGAGAAtataccacacacttttaaacagcaaaatctcAGGACAACTCACTCACTTTTGTGAGAAAAGCACCAAGCTATGAAGAATCTGCCCCAATGACCCAAACTAcacccaccaggtcccaccttcaacactggggattgcatttcaacatgagatctggggGGACAAGTATCCAAACTATTAATATATCAGTGCCCTAAAGCTGGCTTAATAAACCTTGATTGATTGAGATATTTGCCTCAGTCACTCATTTTTGTTATTAGTACCTGTCAGAATAAGCAATTATTTTTGATAAAGGAGATATAAGGTAGTTCTAATGGAGTAtttaatgtgatttaaaaatttatattgtcCTTAGAGCAGCTGAAGATCATGGTTATGCAGTAAGTTATTTGAAACAAACCTGAGAATCTGACAATCTTGGAATTTAAAGAGTCTACAATTCATTACaagttaaatatattaaacttATTATCAATCCGACATTGGGTCAAACTTCTCAAAATAGATATCTGTATTTGAAAACCTAATCACAGTCTTTTTGACAAATTCTACAATAACTGCCATTAACTCCTAAATCAGCCCGTGGGTGCCGCCGAAGAAGCATCGCTACAGTCTCTCTTCACCCTGCCATTATGTCTAAGTCAGAGTCTCCTAAAGAACCCAAACAGCTGAGGAAGCTCTTCATTGGAGAGTTGAGCTTTGAAACAACAGCGGAGAGCCTGAGGAGCCATTTTGAGCAATGGGGAATGCTCATGGACTATGCAGTAATGAGAGATTCAAACACCAAACACTCCAGGGGCTTTGGGTTTGTCACTTATGCCACTATGGAGAAGGTGGATGCAGCCATGGATGCAAGGCCACACAAAGTGTATAGAAGAGTCATGGAACCAAAGAGAGCTGTCTCAAGAGAAGATTCTCGAAGACCAGGTGCCCACTTATCtgtgaaaaagatatttgttggTGGCATTAAAGAAGACAGTGAAGAACATCACCTAAGAGATTATTTTGAACAGTATGGGAAAATTGAAGTGATTGAAATCATGACTGATCAAGGCAGTGGCAAGAAAAGGGGTTTTGCCTTTGTTACCTTTGACGATGATGACTCCGTGGATAAGATTGTCATTCAGAAATACCACACTGTGAATGGCCACAACTGTGAAGCTAAGATAGTCCTGTCAAAGCAAGAGATGGCTAGTGCTTCCTCTAGCCAAAGAAGCGAAGTGGTTCTGGAAACGTTGGTGGTGGTCATGGAGGTGGTTTTGGTGGAGATGACAACTTTGGTTGTGGAGGAAACTTCAGTGGTCATAGTGGCTTTGGTGGCAGCCATGGTGGTTGTGGATATGGTGTCAGTGGGGACAGCTATAATGGATTTGGTAAtgatggaagcaattttggaggtGGTGGAAGCTACAATGATTTTGGCAATTACAACAATCAGTCTTCAAATTTTGGACCCATGAAGGGAGGAAACTTTGGAGGTGGAAGCTCTGGCCCCTGTAGTGGTGCAGGCCAATACTTTGCCAAAGCACAAAATCAAGGTGGCTATGGTGGTTCCAGTAGCAGCAGTAGCTATGGCAGtggcagaagattttaattagGGAACAAAGCTTAGCAGAAGAGGAGGGCCAGAGAATTGACAGGGAAGCTTCAGATTTGTGAACTCAGCCAAGCACAGCGGTGGCAGGGCCTAGCTGTTACAAAGAAGACATGTTTTAGACAAATACTCATGTGTATGGGCAAAAATAGGACTGTATTTGTGACTAATTgtataacaggttattttagtttctgttctgtTCAAAGTGTAAAGCATTCCAACCAAAggttttaatgtagattttttttttgcacccatgCTGTTGGTAGCTAAATGTAATAGTCTGACCCtgatgctgaataaatgtctttaaaaaaaaaaaaatcctaaattaatGTGAAGTTAgatactactttttaaaacatttttatctcatGTTTGTATACTTATTTTCTACTATCATAACACATAATTTGATCATCTCTACCTTGTGCACAGAGAATAATGACTCAAAGATTATTGACTAAATAATGACTAAAGATTAAGATAGTATCTGATCctgggctaacacagtgaaaccccgtctctactaaaaatacaaaaaattagccaggtgcggtggcaggcacctgtagtcccagctaattgggaggctgaggcaggggaatggcatgaacccgggaggcgtagcttgcaggcgagattgcgccactgcactccagcctgggcgacagagcgagactccatctcaaaaaaaaaaaaaaaaaaaaaaaattatattgtgtCTGAACAGTGTTTCtgattcattgagtttttgctTGGCATAAAAACCAAGAAGTCAGCAAGCAGTGGAATGTTAAAAAGTCATTCAATCCTATTATATGTTGAGACTTTTCCTTCATATGCCATTTTCTGTCTCAAAACTTTACCTCTTGGAGTATGCTTCTGTTTGCAATGTCCTTCAGCTTTTTCTCTGTATGCTGagcttttatgcatttttttgatACAACGCAGTGATATCTTCCCCATGAAAGCAAATGAGATACTTCGATTTTTGAAGCTATGTATAAAGTGGCACTGTATCTACAATTCTATTAATTATTCCTTTAAAGggtttgatattttgataaaggaaaaaatgtgttcAGTGTGATGTAACCAAGGTCATTTAACAGAACAATAAAGAGAATTTGAGTTCATACTCCATTTTCAGTAATTCAGTTTTAAGAGCTGTGAAGCTGAACATACTGCTCCTGACTGCAATAAGTTAATTTATTCTGAACTCTGTTTTCTTAATAGCTTATCAATAGATGGCAGATTCCATTAATACCTTAAATATGATCATTCAAATtgacataaaaggaaaatataaagtaaagCATATTAATTTCTACTAACTaggattttaaaaagatacagacTTTCTCATgagagcatattttaaataatcattaacTGCAGATGTCATCGGAGTCTTCAAAATTGCGTAGTTCCACCTCcaggaaataaaaaggcaaaaagttCATATCTTTATCAACAGATTTATTACATTGTACAATCTCCATTCCTcccaaataaactggaaaactaAATTCTACTTTCTTATTAGCTTGTAACTGACAAACATCACTTTGATAAGTTTCTCCTTTCATTCTTCAATGAAAAGGGAGAAGACAACAAAACTGCTCTTGAGATTGTGGTGGGTGAGAAACACTATAGTCCTGAGCGTACCAAGGTCTGAAATCAGAAATGCCTACTGAGATCTCACATTCTTTGGCTATCTGCCCTTACAAagtttatccttttcttttatgtatttaacaTTACATAAAAGAGAAACCAGGtctaaagagatttttttttttactttaagcaTAACAAAAGCtgtgaaatatctaaaattaaacTGGGACATGCATACAGTTTGTCAAGTGTCAAAGAAGCCCAGATAGATGCAGAGCAAATTTATTTAACTTGAAACTCTGATTACAGGGTCTGTACTTCTCTTTCTGAAGAGTAAGGGGTAGATGATGGTAGTAATATTATTTCAAGTCAATCTAGGGTGTTTATTTTGGTGTTAGCAGATGGAATTATTGCATTCAACTGAAATCTGACACCTAATTATTATACTGATAAATTTTTGTTGGACTGAAGCAGTTTTTTTATACTTATGTAATTATGGTTTTGATTGCCATTAAAACCTCAAGGAGTGGATATTTGCTCTTTTATGCCTAACACTATTTCATAGTAGCAGCTCAATAAATTCATATTGATTATGATATTGGCAAATAATTGGTATTCTGTGATTTCTCCATGACTATTTCTATTAATGTTGAATTCTTAATCCAATATTGTGGCCAGCTACATTGATTTGAAATAGTAAATTAAGAGTTAGGCAATATGgctgtctttattttcattcagattTTGCCGTATTTACCTCACATAGCTGATGCTTGTGAGAGCTGAGAGTTTCAATATAATATATTTggaataagatttaaaaaaattttttctataCTCATTAAAAATGTCCAGTTGATACTTGAAACTTCTTGCTACAGctgaaaagaaataatgtaagTAGGAATCATGAGGGAAAAATAATAGTCTCTAGTAGTAGTTTTCAGAGCTGAAGTGCTTGCAAAATTTACCAGACTAACAATATAGGAGACCAATGGTTTGGGCATTATTCTTAAATGGTAAAGAAAAAGATTACCATCTTCAAGATTCCATTCTAGtaactgcctcaaaaaaaagtatctgaCATTGGAGCATGAGTAGGGCATAAACTAAAATGTGTAGATTGATTTTTGAAGTCAATGAACATGTATAATAAGCAATGACACATGACTagcattaaaaatactttgatCATGCTAGATTATTGGGAAGTCTTTTATATACTTGGACAAGGAACATTCAAAAGTTGCAATATAATGTAGCAGGCTTacaaagttttttaaattgcACAATATGTCATAGATGTATAAGGTTGTATGGAAACATATActatataaaaacattaatagatgctttataaaaataatatttaatattaaagattgtataaagcatatatatacatatgtatactacttgcatgtgcatacatacatatatacacacacacaatggtttAGGAAGAGTAACAGAATAAACCATTATGCCCATTACCATGTTTAAGATAAGAACATTAGCAGGATACTGGAAGTACTCTCTGCACCcactccaaatctcatctttctcctttcctgtcaCACTCCTTGCACCTTAACCCTTAACTTGAACTCAGTGTCAGTCATTCCCACTTATATTAGTGCGAAATAACTATAAGTAAAATCCTAAATAattgattattaattttatttgctttgaacTTTGGAAAAATGAGCTGCTGctacatagatatatagatatgacCTAATTTTGTCATTTAGGAACTTATTTGTGAATTTCATATAGGATGGTTTATTTCAATCAATGACTGCTATTACGTAGAAGTAGCAACACAAATACTTCTCTGGTCCACTGCTGtgtggacatttgagttgcttaCAGTTCTTCTAGTGTTAGTAGTATAGCTCTCAACATTTTTTGTGCTGGGCCCTAGGTATATAAGTCCTAGAGATATTTTAGGATATATATGTAGGGGTGGAATTACTGGCTCATATGGCATGCATATATTCAAGTTTACAAaatcatacaaaattattttcaaaatgattgtACTCATTTACCACACCCACAAGCAATTCATGAAAGTTTCTTTTCCTCCACCCACTGGCCATCCCTTGAAATCGTCAGACTTTTAAAACTGTTACTAAATGACTATATAATGGTATCATAtagtaattttaatttactttttccttaTTATAAATGAAGGTGAATATCTTTTCACATTTATGAACCATTTGTAATTGGTCCTCTGTGaaacttctgtttcttttatccACTTGTTCTGTTGTGGTATTAGTGttttcataaaagttttaaaaatattttggatgaTAATCATTT
This genomic window contains:
- the LOC112625248 gene encoding growth-regulated alpha protein-like, translated to MACAAPHAAPGPPRLLRVALLLFVLLVATCRRAAGAPVVTELRCQCLQTLQGIHPKNIRSVNVKFPGPHCAQTEVIAALKNGQKVCLNLTAPMVQKIIQKTLNSGNANGPREKEKAYPLQFLKESILRGIKVKEEKQLAPGRTWTVFNVFNCFL